One region of Duncaniella freteri genomic DNA includes:
- a CDS encoding TlpA disulfide reductase family protein, giving the protein MINHRHSISIVLFFIGLYASAFKYTVSGDVHTTELDGQKAYLMLNDTNQLIDSAEITDGRFTMSGNAPSEGWARIDAGRESALMILSPSVIEIDFTNHAPLSGDSVNMAYRRHRMNQNALENVGRELRRYYLVEEGESKVREKMEPILSSYRDYMKMTIQANPDNAIAESALRAYAMASSPEQWKELYSELPPKLLGLQFTRKWDEKMSTALRMRPGCIFADVEGKSVDGAVSRLSDYVGRGRYVLVDFWASWCMPCRAEGRETLVPLYEKYGGDERFEILGVATCDDPARTLKAIASEGYKWPQIIDAGMTPMDAYGFDGIPMIMLFAPDGTMVAREIRGEGIWEAVENALK; this is encoded by the coding sequence ATGATAAATCACAGGCATTCAATTAGCATTGTCCTATTCTTCATAGGTCTATATGCATCGGCATTCAAGTATACTGTGTCAGGAGACGTGCACACTACCGAGCTTGACGGACAAAAGGCTTATCTGATGCTGAATGACACCAACCAGCTGATTGATTCCGCAGAAATAACTGACGGACGGTTCACAATGAGCGGGAATGCTCCAAGTGAAGGGTGGGCCAGGATAGATGCCGGCAGGGAATCTGCTTTGATGATATTGTCACCCTCGGTAATAGAGATTGATTTCACCAATCATGCCCCTCTCAGTGGCGACAGTGTGAATATGGCGTATCGCAGACACAGGATGAATCAGAATGCCCTTGAAAATGTAGGCCGGGAACTTCGGAGATATTATCTCGTCGAGGAGGGTGAAAGTAAAGTTCGGGAGAAGATGGAGCCTATCTTGAGCTCATATCGTGATTATATGAAGATGACTATCCAAGCCAATCCTGATAATGCGATCGCAGAGTCGGCTTTGAGGGCGTACGCCATGGCATCATCTCCTGAGCAATGGAAGGAGCTTTATTCCGAATTGCCACCAAAGCTCCTCGGATTGCAGTTTACGCGCAAATGGGATGAGAAGATGTCCACCGCGCTAAGGATGCGTCCGGGATGCATTTTTGCCGACGTTGAAGGAAAGAGTGTCGACGGTGCCGTGTCGCGGCTATCCGACTATGTGGGGCGCGGCCGCTATGTCCTTGTGGATTTCTGGGCAAGCTGGTGTATGCCGTGCCGTGCTGAGGGGAGGGAGACTCTTGTCCCTTTATATGAGAAATACGGAGGGGATGAACGCTTTGAAATCCTTGGAGTGGCTACGTGTGATGATCCTGCCCGCACACTGAAAGCCATTGCTTCTGAAGGGTACAAATGGCCTCAGATTATTGATGCCGGTATGACTCCCATGGATGCATATGGATTCGATGGTATACCTATGATAATGCTTTTCGCTCCCGACGGCACTATGGTGGCTCGTGAAATAAGGGGCGAGGGAATATGGGAAGCCGTAGAGAATGCTCTTAAGTAA
- a CDS encoding M23 family metallopeptidase, translating to MTFNLKILLSTALIAMTGMVAQAQRRLPESHATQHNALIARQNPTVNPFKIENNDILLNHVKEREEMDMESEIFGEFWNSDNVNAYGNAMVPDHKIIDVSEYCAPIMGRVTSNYGYRRRFRRMHKGIDLGLHVGDTVRAAFSGKVRMTKYERKGYGYYVVMRHPNGLETVYGHLSRFLVKPDQVVKAGDPIALGGNTGRSTGPHLHFETRFMGIAINPAAIIDFENGVPHKDEFAFDKKTYNKSQTYAPAKKKTTTKKRYASTKKRKK from the coding sequence ATGACCTTCAATCTAAAGATATTACTTTCCACAGCACTTATAGCGATGACCGGAATGGTGGCACAGGCGCAGCGCAGGCTCCCTGAATCACATGCCACCCAGCACAATGCCCTGATAGCGCGTCAGAATCCTACAGTCAATCCCTTCAAGATCGAGAACAATGACATTCTTCTCAATCATGTGAAGGAGCGTGAGGAGATGGATATGGAGAGCGAAATATTCGGCGAATTCTGGAACTCCGATAACGTGAATGCCTATGGCAATGCCATGGTGCCCGACCATAAGATTATCGATGTGTCGGAGTATTGTGCTCCTATCATGGGGCGTGTGACATCCAATTATGGCTATCGGCGTCGTTTCCGCCGTATGCACAAGGGTATTGACCTCGGGCTGCATGTGGGCGACACTGTGCGCGCCGCTTTCTCCGGAAAGGTTCGCATGACCAAATATGAGAGAAAAGGTTACGGATATTATGTGGTGATGCGTCACCCTAATGGTCTGGAGACAGTGTATGGTCACCTGAGCCGTTTCCTTGTGAAGCCCGACCAGGTGGTGAAAGCCGGCGATCCTATAGCTCTCGGAGGCAATACCGGACGCAGCACAGGTCCACATCTTCATTTCGAGACCCGCTTCATGGGTATAGCCATCAATCCTGCTGCGATAATCGACTTTGAAAACGGTGTGCCTCACAAGGATGAGTTCGCCTTTGACAAAAAGACTTACAACAAGTCGCAGACATATGCTCCGGCAAAGAAGAAAACTACCACAAAGAAACGTTACGCATCCACAAAGAAGCGTAAAAAATAA
- a CDS encoding 2-oxoacid:acceptor oxidoreductase subunit alpha has product MLEKTNVKTLDKVVVRFSGDSGDGMQLAGNIFTNVSAGLGNSVSTFPDYPADMRPPQGSLSGVSAFQASVGKGVHTPGDQCDVLVAMNPAALKRGYKILKPGGVIIVDIDSFNESGLKKAQFDTEDPFKELGINAQVIEAPVTSMTKAALADSEMDVKSVLKCRNIFALGLVCWLFDRPLEGALKLLKNKFAKKPAVYEANSKVIQAGYDYGHNIHASVSTFRIETEDIRPGVYTDINGNTATAWGFILASEKAGRPLFLGSYPITPATDILHELAKRKDLGVKACQMEDEIAGVCSAIGASFAGNLAVTSTSGPGLALKSEGIGLAVMAELPLVIVDVQRGGPSTGLPTKTEQTDLMQALYGRNGESPLVVVAPVSPTDCFTMAFESSRIAIEHMTPVILLTDAFIGNGSSAWRIPETEDYPEIRVPYVPEDKKAAWRPYHRDPETLSRYWAIPGTEGLQHRLGGLEKDSETGAISTDPVNHEKMVELRQEKIARIANDIPEQEVLCDVDADTLLIGWGGTYGHIYSAAEELNATGKHVAFTQFRYINPLPKNTAEILSRYKTIIVAELNTGMFADYLQSKFPNLDIRRINKIQGQPFLAQEIVDGVNKIMEG; this is encoded by the coding sequence ATGTTAGAAAAAACAAACGTAAAGACCCTCGACAAGGTCGTAGTGCGTTTCTCGGGTGACTCGGGTGACGGTATGCAGCTTGCTGGCAATATCTTCACCAATGTTTCAGCCGGTCTGGGCAACTCTGTTTCCACCTTCCCCGACTATCCTGCCGACATGCGTCCGCCCCAGGGATCGCTCAGCGGCGTGTCCGCATTCCAGGCAAGCGTAGGCAAAGGTGTGCACACCCCCGGCGACCAGTGCGATGTGCTTGTCGCAATGAACCCCGCCGCCCTCAAACGCGGATACAAAATCCTTAAGCCCGGAGGCGTGATCATCGTTGACATCGACTCCTTCAACGAATCAGGACTTAAGAAAGCGCAGTTCGATACTGAGGACCCCTTCAAAGAGCTCGGCATAAACGCACAGGTGATCGAGGCTCCTGTCACATCAATGACAAAAGCCGCACTCGCCGACAGCGAAATGGATGTGAAATCGGTACTCAAATGCCGCAACATCTTCGCCCTCGGACTCGTATGCTGGCTCTTCGACCGTCCCCTCGAAGGCGCGCTCAAACTGCTTAAGAATAAGTTTGCCAAGAAACCGGCTGTATACGAGGCCAACTCCAAGGTGATACAGGCCGGATACGACTACGGTCACAACATACACGCTTCGGTATCGACATTCCGTATCGAGACCGAGGACATCCGTCCGGGTGTCTACACCGACATCAACGGCAACACCGCCACAGCATGGGGCTTCATCCTGGCTTCCGAGAAGGCAGGACGCCCACTCTTCCTCGGCTCCTACCCCATCACACCTGCCACCGACATCCTCCACGAACTGGCAAAGCGCAAAGACCTCGGAGTCAAAGCATGCCAGATGGAAGATGAAATCGCAGGCGTATGCTCAGCCATAGGCGCATCCTTCGCAGGCAATCTTGCAGTGACCTCCACATCCGGTCCCGGACTCGCACTCAAGAGCGAGGGTATCGGACTTGCCGTAATGGCAGAACTCCCCTTGGTAATCGTCGACGTTCAGCGCGGCGGACCCTCCACCGGACTCCCCACCAAGACAGAGCAGACCGATCTCATGCAGGCACTCTACGGACGCAACGGCGAATCGCCGCTCGTAGTGGTAGCTCCGGTATCGCCCACCGACTGCTTCACAATGGCATTCGAGTCATCACGCATAGCCATCGAGCATATGACCCCTGTGATTCTGCTCACCGACGCTTTCATCGGTAACGGCTCTTCTGCATGGCGAATCCCCGAGACCGAGGACTATCCAGAAATCCGTGTCCCCTACGTGCCTGAGGACAAGAAGGCCGCATGGCGTCCCTACCACCGCGATCCCGAGACACTCAGCCGCTACTGGGCAATCCCCGGCACCGAAGGGCTGCAACACCGCCTCGGAGGTCTCGAAAAGGATTCCGAGACAGGAGCAATATCCACCGATCCCGTCAACCACGAGAAGATGGTGGAGCTGCGCCAAGAGAAGATAGCACGCATAGCCAACGATATCCCCGAGCAGGAAGTGCTGTGCGACGTTGATGCCGACACACTCCTCATCGGATGGGGCGGCACCTACGGACACATCTACTCGGCAGCCGAAGAGCTCAACGCGACAGGCAAGCATGTGGCATTCACCCAGTTCCGCTACATCAATCCGCTTCCCAAGAACACTGCCGAAATCCTGAGCCGCTACAAGACAATCATCGTGGCAGAACTCAACACAGGCATGTTCGCCGACTATCTCCAATCCAAATTCCCCAACCTCGATATCCGACGCATCAACAAGATACAGGGTCAGCCTTTCCTCGCTCAGGAAATCGTTGACGGTGTAAACAAAATCATGGAGGGCTAA
- the ndk gene encoding nucleoside-diphosphate kinase, giving the protein MQQTLIIFKPSAVERGLVGTVLARFEAKGLAITGMKMMQLSPEILREHYAHLVDRPFFPSIVASMTASPVIVMCLKGVDAIRVVRSMTGDTNGRTAAPGSIRGDFSMSNQENIIHASSSVEDAEVEIKRFFSPDELFDYTPDAIRFINADSELKD; this is encoded by the coding sequence ATGCAACAGACTCTGATCATCTTCAAGCCCTCTGCAGTGGAACGCGGATTGGTAGGCACTGTGCTTGCCCGCTTTGAAGCCAAAGGGCTTGCCATCACAGGCATGAAGATGATGCAACTCTCTCCCGAGATTCTGCGCGAGCATTACGCTCATCTCGTTGACCGTCCGTTCTTCCCTTCGATAGTCGCATCCATGACAGCCTCTCCGGTGATAGTGATGTGTCTTAAAGGAGTGGATGCTATCAGGGTGGTCCGCTCAATGACCGGAGACACCAACGGCAGGACAGCGGCTCCGGGCTCGATACGCGGCGATTTCTCTATGTCAAATCAGGAGAACATCATCCATGCATCATCCTCAGTCGAGGATGCCGAGGTGGAGATAAAAAGATTCTTCAGCCCCGACGAGCTGTTTGACTATACCCCCGACGCTATCAGATTCATCAACGCCGACTCCGAACTCAAGGACTGA
- the dapA gene encoding 4-hydroxy-tetrahydrodipicolinate synthase has protein sequence MDYDRLRGMGVAMTTPFNTDESIDYDTLDFHIDYLINEGADYIVALGTTAETPTLSREEKTELEKRILDRVAGRVPVVVGIGGNNTRAIVDELSHTERLNEFAAILSVVPYYNKPTQEGMYRHFSAIAKASPIPIILYNIPGRSGVNMDVDTIIRLARENPGKIIGIKEASGNMEQASLIITRRPEGFLVLSGDDSLAHTMIGKGGDGVISVLGNAYPRQFTSMIHLSLDPERHDEATPLHQSFSAFYSLLFKDGNPAGIKSLLHHMFPHYNEVLRLPLVPVSYSTRAALGQELL, from the coding sequence ATGGACTACGACCGATTACGCGGAATGGGCGTGGCTATGACCACACCATTCAATACTGACGAATCAATCGACTATGACACTCTTGATTTCCACATCGACTACCTCATAAACGAGGGAGCCGACTACATAGTGGCTCTCGGCACTACAGCCGAGACTCCGACTCTGAGCCGCGAAGAAAAAACCGAGCTTGAGAAACGCATTCTCGATCGTGTGGCAGGACGCGTACCTGTAGTGGTAGGCATCGGAGGCAACAACACCCGAGCCATCGTCGACGAGCTCTCCCACACCGAACGCCTGAACGAATTCGCCGCCATCCTCTCAGTGGTGCCCTACTACAACAAGCCCACCCAGGAAGGGATGTACCGCCATTTCTCTGCGATAGCAAAGGCAAGCCCGATACCTATTATACTATATAATATACCCGGACGCTCCGGGGTGAATATGGATGTCGACACCATCATACGTCTCGCCCGCGAGAATCCAGGCAAGATAATCGGCATCAAGGAGGCATCAGGCAATATGGAACAGGCATCGCTCATCATCACACGCCGCCCTGAAGGATTCCTCGTGCTATCCGGCGACGATTCTCTCGCCCACACCATGATCGGCAAAGGTGGCGACGGAGTGATTTCGGTGCTCGGCAACGCTTATCCGCGCCAGTTCACCTCCATGATACATCTGAGCCTTGACCCCGAACGTCACGACGAGGCAACCCCTCTTCATCAGAGTTTTTCAGCGTTCTACTCCCTTCTGTTCAAGGACGGAAATCCTGCGGGCATAAAATCACTGCTCCACCATATGTTCCCACACTACAACGAGGTGCTCCGATTGCCGCTTGTTCCTGTTTCCTACTCTACAAGAGCCGCTCTCGGACAAGAATTGCTATAA
- a CDS encoding amidohydrolase family protein encodes MSTTLFHNAILVNEGESVRGWILVEGDKIARIGHGDTPADLQGKADTITDCEGAYIIPGVIDTHVHFRDPGLTEKADIATESRAAVAGGVTSFIDMPNTNPATVTADALRGKIVRASQVSVANYGFFLGATNSNLPELLNADYTGTAGIKLFLGSSTGNMLVDDDTTLDAIFSRPRALIAVHAEDEAMIRAARTRLEEEYPDGIPVEMHPDVRPREACIAATRHAIALAERHGSRVHICHISTADELRLIADAKARGVKVTAETCPQYLLFDRNDFPALGARIKCNPAIKEPSDRIALLRELRPGGVIDTIATDHAPHLLAQKEGNALTAASGMPMVQFSLPAMLDLISSDPEAEGLDIGQVVRLMCHNPADILGIDRRGYLREGYYADLAIVARIPLPGRRVTDADVVSRCGWTPLDGHTLTWAVKRTVVNGDTGAAPLSFNANSTN; translated from the coding sequence ATGAGCACCACTCTGTTTCACAACGCCATTCTGGTCAACGAAGGAGAATCTGTCCGCGGATGGATTCTTGTAGAAGGAGACAAGATAGCCCGAATAGGTCACGGCGACACTCCCGCCGACCTCCAGGGCAAAGCCGACACCATCACTGACTGTGAGGGTGCCTACATCATCCCCGGAGTCATCGACACCCATGTGCATTTCCGTGACCCGGGGCTTACAGAGAAAGCCGATATCGCCACCGAGAGCCGTGCCGCAGTCGCAGGCGGGGTCACATCGTTTATCGATATGCCCAACACCAATCCGGCTACGGTCACTGCCGACGCCCTGCGCGGCAAAATCGTCCGCGCCTCGCAGGTGTCAGTAGCCAACTACGGATTTTTCCTCGGAGCCACCAACAGCAATCTCCCCGAACTTCTCAACGCCGACTATACCGGCACAGCGGGAATAAAACTCTTCCTCGGCTCGTCGACCGGCAACATGCTCGTCGACGACGACACCACCCTTGATGCAATCTTCTCCCGGCCGCGCGCGCTCATAGCCGTGCATGCCGAGGACGAAGCCATGATACGCGCAGCGCGCACACGCCTTGAAGAGGAATATCCCGATGGGATACCTGTAGAGATGCATCCCGATGTGCGTCCGCGTGAAGCATGCATCGCCGCCACACGCCATGCCATAGCTCTCGCCGAGCGTCACGGCTCACGTGTGCACATATGCCATATATCCACTGCCGATGAACTCCGGCTAATAGCTGATGCCAAAGCACGCGGGGTGAAGGTGACAGCCGAGACATGCCCGCAATACCTGCTTTTTGACCGCAACGACTTTCCGGCACTCGGAGCACGCATAAAGTGCAACCCTGCAATCAAGGAGCCTTCCGACAGGATAGCCCTGCTACGCGAACTGCGCCCTGGAGGCGTGATCGACACCATAGCCACCGACCATGCTCCCCACCTGCTTGCACAAAAAGAGGGGAACGCCCTCACAGCAGCCTCCGGCATGCCTATGGTGCAATTCTCTCTTCCCGCCATGCTCGACCTCATATCATCCGATCCCGAAGCTGAAGGTCTGGATATCGGTCAGGTGGTCAGACTGATGTGCCACAATCCGGCTGACATACTCGGCATAGACCGGCGAGGCTACCTGCGCGAAGGCTATTATGCCGACCTCGCAATTGTAGCCCGCATCCCATTGCCGGGCCGACGTGTGACGGACGCTGATGTCGTAAGCCGCTGCGGATGGACTCCGCTTGACGGACACACTCTCACCTGGGCGGTAAAGCGCACGGTAGTCAACGGCGACACCGGAGCTGCCCCGCTCTCATTCAATGCCAATTCAACCAACTAA
- a CDS encoding polyprenol monophosphomannose synthase: MTDTSPAIIGHSADSLVIIPTYNEKENIEAIIAAVFDLPQIFDILIIDDNSPDGTAGIVRDMMTKYQGRLHMIERKGKLGLGTAYITGFKWAIEHGYEYICEMDADFSHAPTDLPKLRQACVDGADVAIGSRYLTGVNVVNWPMGRVLMSYYASVYVRIVTGMPVHDSTAGFVCYRSRVLRALPLDKIRFKGYAFQIEMKYLAYKYGFRIAEVPIVFVNRVLGTSKMSSGIFSEGFFGVMRLKLSSIFTKYPDYSRQ, encoded by the coding sequence ATGACGGACACGAGTCCAGCAATCATCGGGCATTCAGCCGACAGCCTCGTTATCATCCCCACTTACAATGAGAAGGAGAATATCGAGGCGATAATTGCAGCCGTATTCGATTTGCCTCAAATCTTTGATATACTCATCATTGACGACAATTCTCCCGACGGTACAGCCGGGATTGTCAGGGACATGATGACTAAATATCAGGGACGGCTCCACATGATCGAACGCAAAGGCAAGCTTGGTCTCGGCACGGCTTACATAACAGGTTTCAAGTGGGCTATCGAGCATGGCTACGAATACATCTGCGAGATGGACGCCGACTTCTCACACGCCCCGACCGACCTTCCGAAGTTGCGTCAGGCATGTGTCGACGGAGCCGATGTCGCCATAGGCTCACGCTACCTCACCGGAGTCAACGTTGTCAACTGGCCCATGGGCAGAGTGCTCATGTCCTACTATGCATCGGTCTACGTACGCATAGTCACCGGAATGCCGGTGCATGACTCCACGGCAGGATTCGTGTGTTACCGCAGCAGAGTGCTCCGCGCGCTCCCTCTCGACAAGATACGTTTCAAAGGTTACGCATTCCAGATCGAGATGAAATATCTGGCATACAAGTACGGCTTCAGGATAGCCGAGGTCCCCATAGTGTTCGTCAATCGTGTACTCGGCACATCCAAGATGAGTTCCGGCATATTCAGCGAGGGATTCTTCGGAGTAATGCGACTGAAACTCAGCAGCATCTTCACCAAATACCCTGATTACAGCAGGCAATGA
- a CDS encoding 2-oxoacid:ferredoxin oxidoreductase subunit beta, which translates to MEDIKFTPANYKSDQAVRWCPGCGDHAILNTLHKAMASIGVPPHKMAVISGIGCSSRLPYYMNTYGFHTIHGRAAAIATGFKVANPEMTVWQISGDGDGLAIGGNHFIHAVRRNIDINILLFNNKIYGLTKGQYSPTSDRGFVSKSSPYGTTEDPFIPAELVFGARGNFFARSIDVELQVNQEVLTAAQQHKGTSVVEMLCNCVIWNHGIHDFITDRENRAERTIHLVHDEKMLFGKEKNKGLVRDGFLLKAVEIGKDGYTIDDVLVHDAHTKSNFLHQQLAMMDGHELPLAIGIIRDVEGLTYNDEIDKQVETVRANKGFATLRDMVLAGETWTVE; encoded by the coding sequence ATGGAAGACATCAAATTCACCCCCGCAAACTATAAGAGTGACCAGGCTGTACGCTGGTGTCCCGGATGTGGCGACCACGCCATCCTCAACACGCTTCATAAAGCTATGGCAAGCATAGGAGTGCCGCCCCACAAGATGGCTGTAATATCCGGTATCGGATGCTCGTCACGACTCCCCTACTATATGAACACCTATGGCTTCCACACCATCCACGGACGTGCGGCAGCCATCGCCACAGGCTTCAAGGTGGCTAATCCCGAGATGACCGTATGGCAGATCTCGGGCGACGGTGACGGTCTCGCCATCGGCGGCAACCATTTCATCCATGCCGTACGACGCAACATCGACATCAATATCCTTCTTTTCAACAACAAGATCTATGGTCTGACCAAGGGGCAGTACTCCCCGACAAGCGACCGTGGCTTCGTGTCGAAGTCATCACCCTACGGCACTACCGAGGATCCGTTCATCCCGGCAGAACTCGTGTTCGGAGCACGCGGCAACTTCTTTGCCCGCTCAATCGATGTGGAGCTTCAGGTCAACCAGGAAGTCCTCACAGCAGCCCAGCAGCACAAGGGCACATCGGTAGTCGAGATGCTCTGCAACTGCGTGATATGGAACCACGGCATACACGACTTCATCACCGACCGTGAAAACCGTGCCGAACGCACCATCCACCTCGTGCATGACGAGAAGATGCTCTTCGGCAAGGAGAAGAACAAAGGTCTGGTGCGCGACGGATTCCTGCTCAAAGCTGTCGAGATCGGCAAGGACGGATACACCATTGATGACGTGCTCGTTCACGATGCCCACACCAAGAGCAACTTCCTCCATCAGCAGCTCGCAATGATGGACGGTCACGAGCTCCCTCTCGCTATCGGCATCATCCGCGACGTCGAAGGCCTCACCTACAACGATGAGATCGACAAGCAGGTCGAGACAGTACGCGCAAATAAAGGCTTCGCCACACTCCGCGACATGGTACTCGCCGGCGAGACATGGACTGTGGAATAA